From one Streptomyces sp. N50 genomic stretch:
- a CDS encoding DUF397 domain-containing protein produces the protein METGRKTWRKSSYSSTNGGECVECAPLGAMEWRKSSFSGSNGGECVEVATGAPCVAIRDSKNPGGAVLTVNRAHFEDFINSLSM, from the coding sequence ATGGAGACCGGGCGGAAGACGTGGCGTAAGTCCAGCTACAGCAGCACCAATGGCGGCGAATGCGTCGAGTGCGCCCCCCTCGGTGCCATGGAGTGGCGCAAGTCGTCCTTCAGCGGCAGCAACGGCGGCGAGTGCGTCGAGGTCGCTACCGGTGCCCCCTGCGTCGCGATCCGTGACTCCAAGAACCCCGGCGGAGCCGTACTGACGGTCAACCGCGCCCACTTCGAGGACTTCATCAACTCCCTCTCCATGTAA
- a CDS encoding helix-turn-helix domain-containing protein: protein MVRRDDPEVIGRRVQQLRHERGLTQRQLAEPAYTPAYISTLEAGRVRPSDDALRHLAERLGVAYEELATGRPAHLATELRLRLTEAQRTLATGESEEATRQYADLLEEAESLGLADEEAVALLGLGECGLDTGDLTAARLHFERAEQRLADEPLPARVPAIRGRAVAHYLTGELRYAVYLLESTLDELNRGGLHDPDALLLLYASAIGPYMDMGAHARAAQAAELALALAPQVADPALLARMHRSVARTLIAEGKVAEADASLAKAADLYRQLQFRTELANCHWMRGYVYAQDGELERAEVELRQALAMLTAKRAALYSSQVAVELADVLHKRGKSDEAAALLHDVLSDLSSERGALHSAAAHRLLGIIAEDARDTDAAEEHYVRALSLLERAGAAGDLADLCRMLGDLLRRTGRVEAALDAYRTGLGHRTAPGTTTLGPAPAQPPL from the coding sequence ATGGTGAGACGGGACGACCCGGAAGTCATCGGGCGCAGGGTCCAGCAGTTGCGGCACGAACGCGGGCTCACCCAGCGGCAGTTGGCCGAGCCCGCCTACACGCCCGCGTACATCTCCACGCTTGAGGCCGGCCGGGTCCGCCCCTCCGACGACGCGTTGCGCCACCTCGCCGAGCGACTCGGCGTCGCCTACGAGGAGTTGGCGACCGGCCGCCCCGCCCACCTCGCCACCGAACTCCGCCTGCGCCTCACCGAGGCCCAACGCACCCTGGCCACAGGGGAGTCGGAGGAGGCCACCAGGCAGTACGCCGACCTCTTGGAGGAGGCGGAGTCGCTGGGGCTGGCGGACGAGGAGGCCGTAGCACTGCTCGGGCTCGGCGAATGCGGCCTGGACACCGGCGACTTGACCGCCGCCCGCCTGCACTTCGAGCGCGCCGAGCAACGACTGGCCGACGAACCGCTCCCCGCCCGCGTTCCGGCGATCCGGGGCCGAGCGGTCGCCCACTACCTCACCGGTGAACTCCGTTACGCCGTCTACCTTTTGGAGTCGACGCTCGACGAGCTGAACCGGGGCGGCCTGCACGACCCCGACGCGCTGCTGCTGCTCTACGCGAGCGCGATAGGGCCGTACATGGACATGGGCGCGCACGCGAGGGCGGCCCAGGCGGCGGAGTTGGCGCTCGCGCTGGCGCCGCAGGTGGCGGACCCGGCGCTGCTCGCGCGGATGCACCGCTCGGTGGCGCGGACGCTGATAGCGGAGGGCAAGGTCGCCGAGGCGGACGCCTCCCTCGCCAAGGCCGCCGATCTGTACCGGCAGCTCCAGTTCCGTACCGAACTCGCCAACTGCCACTGGATGCGCGGCTATGTCTACGCCCAGGACGGCGAACTGGAGCGCGCCGAGGTCGAGTTGAGGCAGGCGCTGGCCATGCTGACGGCGAAGCGCGCGGCGCTGTACAGCAGTCAGGTCGCCGTAGAGCTGGCCGACGTACTCCACAAACGCGGCAAGTCCGACGAGGCCGCCGCCCTCCTCCACGACGTCCTCAGCGACCTCAGTTCCGAACGCGGCGCCCTGCACTCCGCCGCCGCCCACCGCCTCCTCGGCATCATCGCCGAGGACGCCCGCGACACGGACGCGGCCGAGGAGCACTACGTCCGCGCCCTCAGCCTCCTGGAACGCGCGGGCGCGGCCGGCGACCTGGCCGACCTGTGCCGCATGCTCGGCGACCTGCTCCGCCGCACCGGCCGGGTGGAGGCGGCCCTGGACGCGTACCGCACCGGCCTGGGCCACCGCACCGCCCCCGGCACGACGACCCTGGGCCCGGCCCCCGCACAGCCACCTCTTTGA
- a CDS encoding permease, which produces MVYAVLGGAALIAIATVVSVLGPMVAIDLYTPAVAAWWTVFTAVAVQGVPFLLLGTVVSAAIGAFVPERVFTKLLPRNQALAVPIAGAAGAVLPGCECASVPVASSLMRRGVAPAAALAFLLSAPAINPVVLVATSIAFPNQPKMVLARLVASLATAVVMGWLWARFGREEWLRLPKRAQTAASSPTTGVKAFVAGLQHDFLHAGGFLVLGAGAAATFNIAVPRSILDIFTGSSWLSLLLLALLAVVLCVCSEADAFVAASLSGFSPAAKLAFMVVGPMVDLKLIALQAGTFGRAFAFRFSSTTWLVAVVSSTLVGWWLL; this is translated from the coding sequence ATGGTCTACGCGGTCCTGGGCGGCGCGGCGCTGATCGCGATCGCGACTGTCGTCTCGGTCCTCGGCCCGATGGTCGCGATCGACCTCTACACCCCCGCAGTGGCGGCCTGGTGGACGGTCTTCACGGCGGTCGCCGTCCAGGGCGTCCCCTTCCTGCTGCTGGGCACGGTGGTGTCGGCGGCGATCGGAGCGTTCGTACCGGAACGGGTGTTCACCAAGCTCCTCCCCCGCAACCAGGCCCTCGCCGTCCCCATCGCGGGCGCGGCGGGAGCGGTCCTCCCCGGCTGCGAGTGCGCGTCGGTACCGGTGGCGAGCAGCCTGATGAGGCGGGGCGTGGCCCCGGCGGCGGCGCTGGCCTTCCTGCTCTCGGCCCCCGCGATCAACCCGGTCGTCCTGGTGGCGACCTCGATCGCGTTCCCGAACCAGCCGAAGATGGTGCTGGCCCGCCTGGTGGCATCGCTGGCGACGGCGGTGGTGATGGGGTGGCTGTGGGCGAGATTCGGCAGGGAGGAATGGCTACGCCTCCCGAAGCGGGCGCAAACGGCCGCCTCTTCGCCGACGACAGGCGTGAAGGCGTTCGTAGCAGGCCTACAGCACGACTTCCTCCACGCCGGCGGCTTCCTGGTCCTGGGCGCGGGGGCGGCGGCGACGTTCAACATCGCCGTACCGCGCTCGATCCTGGACATCTTCACGGGTTCGTCCTGGCTGTCGCTCCTCCTACTGGCCCTGCTGGCAGTGGTGTTGTGCGTATGCAGCGAGGCGGACGCGTTCGTGGCGGCCTCGCTGAGCGGCTTCTCCCCGGCGGCGAAACTGGCGTTCATGGTGGTGGGCCCGATGGTCGACCTGAAGCTCATCGCCCTCCAGGCAGGCACGTTCGGCCGCGCCTTCGCCTTCCGTTTCTCCTCGACGACGTGGCTGGTCGCGGTGGTCAGCAGCACGCTGGTGGGTTGGTGGTTGTTGTGA
- a CDS encoding TIGR03943 family putative permease subunit — translation MRRYGSAVLLLLMGGAVLRISLFSELYLRYVQPALRPYLVVSGALLILLGLAAAVRGMRQREHEEEGEEEGEEAEGEETEGEEHAHDHSHAHSHGGPRIAWLLTLPALALLLFPPPALGSYSASREEAQRAAQGVGTFPALPAGKVLDISVAQYSSRAIYDTGHSLKGRTLRMTGFVTHGSGGTWYLTRLLVTCCAADATISKVEIRGDEVDGAPQTDSWVTVTGTWVPKGKLGTDGAWPPILKATVVKQVKEPADPYDKR, via the coding sequence GTGAGGCGCTACGGCTCGGCGGTCCTGCTGTTGCTGATGGGCGGAGCGGTCCTACGGATCTCCCTCTTCAGCGAGCTGTATCTCCGGTATGTGCAGCCGGCGTTGAGGCCGTACCTGGTGGTGTCGGGGGCGCTGCTGATCCTGCTGGGTCTGGCAGCGGCGGTGAGGGGAATGCGGCAGAGGGAGCACGAGGAGGAGGGCGAGGAGGAGGGTGAGGAAGCGGAGGGGGAGGAAACGGAGGGGGAGGAGCACGCCCATGACCACTCCCACGCGCACTCCCACGGCGGCCCCCGCATCGCCTGGCTGTTGACGCTCCCGGCCCTGGCGCTCCTGCTGTTCCCTCCCCCCGCACTGGGCTCGTACAGCGCGTCACGCGAGGAGGCACAACGTGCGGCGCAGGGCGTGGGCACGTTCCCCGCCCTCCCCGCCGGAAAGGTGCTGGACATCTCGGTCGCCCAGTACAGCTCCCGCGCGATCTACGACACCGGCCACTCCCTCAAGGGCCGCACCCTCCGCATGACCGGCTTCGTCACCCACGGCTCAGGCGGCACCTGGTACCTCACCCGCCTCCTCGTCACCTGCTGCGCGGCCGACGCGACGATCAGCAAGGTCGAGATCCGGGGCGACGAAGTGGACGGCGCACCGCAGACGGACAGTTGGGTCACGGTTACGGGGACGTGGGTCCCCAAGGGCAAGCTGGGGACGGACGGGGCGTGGCCGCCGATTCTCAAGGCGACGGTCGTCAAGCAGGTGAAGGAACCGGCGGATCCGTACGACAAGCGGTGA